A window of Acinonyx jubatus isolate Ajub_Pintada_27869175 chromosome B2, VMU_Ajub_asm_v1.0, whole genome shotgun sequence genomic DNA:
ccgcaagatcatgacctgagccgaagtcggccgcttaaccgactgagccacccaggcgccccgtaaactACCTTTTAAAACTGGGAAGCCTGCATGATAAGGACACCTTCTTCACCTGAACATCTGTGAATGTGCACAACTGGTGTGCAGATCATCAGTGTGGTGTCACTGCTATGGTCCTGAGCATTCAGGGGCACCAATGACCAATGGGATAGGCAGAAGcgcccgccccccccacacacacacgtactGGTGAGCGGCAACTGTGTGTTTCAGGGATTCCTTGCAGAGAAATTCTGAAAATCCCAGAAGATGGGCAGCCCTTCCCAAGCCTCAGCATTGTGTATGAAAGGTTCTAAAGCTGAGGCAGCTCCAGACCCAGACAATGTGACCACGGTTTTGAAGCTGTGGGACTCTGAGACCTTTTCAAGAAACCTCAGatggattttttcttttcatcatatGTTGAGTAAAGTAGAGAGAtgtcacttctctctttttttctccccctacaGGACAAGACATTTCAAAGAAAGTATTAAATTCATTCACGAGTGCCGACTCAGGGGTGAGGGTTGTCTTGTACACTGGTATGTATGCCTCTACCTAATTAATAATAGCTTAGCATTTCTTCTCAACCTGATTTCTGTCAagtgtttttctgtgtgtgattAATTATTTCAGCTCTTAATAGTTCGTCTACCATCTGAATCTTGAACATACACCCCATCTGACCCCTGCCATTTGTTAGTCATCATTAGTTTTTGATGACAGAGaaccctatgtttttttttttaattttcattttcacagtAGGATTTCTGTAGTGACTGTCAAGGTTACTGGACAACAGAAAACTCTTTTCTAGCCTATGTCTATCATTCCCTCAAAACAGCCTCCTGTGGAGGGTACAGATTTTGTGGGCTCATCCCTGAAACTTCAGTGACCTTCCAAAACACCGTTTCTTTCTGGAGAGTTTTGATCACATATGTGGGTGTTTAGCATTGTATTAGTGTAACACCAAAATAACCATTTCTTCTACATATGCAGATTGGGGCTTTTATGTATGTTTAGCTTAGTACTTtgaaaagatctgaatagattcttagaaataaatagtttatatataGCTCTCTACCGCATTCAGCTATACTTTGTGcggatatgtatatacatacacgaGTACGTACACACTGCAGAGAAAGCTGTTAAAACTCACATAATCCAAGGACAATGTACATAAAGTTCTTAGCActgtacctggcacatggtaagctcTCAGTGAGTGTTGgctctcatattttatttttttatttttaatttaaatatagttgacattagtttcaggtgtacaatgtagtgatttgacaattatatatattatgaaatgcttGTTACCACTAGTATTCATACTAATCACATAACTAATATGTCAAAGGAACCAGTAGCCAACATCCTAGAGCTGGAACTCTGCTGTTCATTAAAGTGCAGGCTGAGCATTTCCCTCTTTATATTGAATGAGGCTCCATATTGAATACTCTTCAGCCACAGAAAAAGATAAGGTCTTGCTAtttacagcaacatggatagatctagagggtattatgctaagtgaaatatgtcagaggaagcaaataccataagattttacttatatgtggaatctaaaaaacaaaacacatgaatgaacaaacaaaaaacaaacaaaaggcagaaccagacctgtaaatacagagaacaaactgatggttgctggaggggaggaggtaggaggatgggcaaaatgggtgaaggggagtaggagatacaAGGTTCCAGttttggaatgaataagtcatgggtaTAAAAGGTACagcgtagggaatatagtcaatggtattagcattgaatggtgacagatgggagctacacttgtggtgagcacggCATAATGTAAAACTTGTAGAATCACCTggaattaatgtaacattgtatgtcaactatacacagttttttaaaaaagagacaatattatattgtaaaatatagatatttttaaaaagcttaacaGTCCTTTGAGTTTCCCCAAAGAAGTTGCTGTTGCAGTGAAAGCTCTTTGGAAATGTGAAGTGATGTCTCCTGGGCTGCGTTGCTGCTGAGATTGGTGATAAACTTGTCTTGACCAAGGAGATCCATTGCTTGATATCCAGGAGAGCCATCAATGAAAACTAAACTGTTCAAAGGACCTGTAACCCATAATAGGAGAGCAGGGATAGTAGATCATTTGAttgctttagaaaaaaacagCATTCTGCAGTTTTATGCAGTTCTTGAAATAGtgtgatttactttttttacttttaaaaagagtagGACATGTAACACATTGTGGGTTTTGTAATGGTAATCTACATTTGATTAAAAGCACTTTGAGGAGTGCAGTTGGGACCATATAAGGGGAGTTCTGAAATCTTGTGCCTGTGCTTCTATGGCTCCTGGTGAATTAGAATCTCTAGGTTTGTACCCCAAgaggatgtatttttttaaaagctctcagtATTTCTGAAATAAAGCCCTAAGAAAGAGCCACTACTTGAGagtcattgttttattattattattattattaccatcatcatcatcatcatcatcatcatcatcatttgaaTATGTGTAGATATGATATTCTAGGAATTTGTATTTCATATGGTTGTATAAATCTGAAGATAGGCTtttctaaaaatgagaaattttctaAACTTCCCCATATTAAACCGTTGCTAGAACACTCTAAATCTGATGCAGCACAGCCTTCTGTGACCACCTTAATTtgcatatgcatttaaaattggTCCCTTACTCAGTCTGCCTGATATAATTAACCGTTCTTGACCCATACATCCCAGAGCACATGGAATGTGCCCTCTCTTGTACTCTGCTTAGTTATgtcaagaagaataaatatttcctaagagCTTCTGTATTTAATGGGTTTTTCAGTTATagatttagttttcatttatctaagaaaaccacacttaaaaaaaaatgaagtcttctaAACTGCTGCAGTTTATGAATAGATTTATTGCATAGATCCAAGACCCTTCAAGTTCCTTTGATGTGctttggttagttttttttttctgtcctgggAAATGGGGAATATGTGAAGAGGGGCTAGGAAACATAGAAAATCATAAAACTGAAGTGTCCAAAACCTATAGCCAGTaggaaatctacaaaaaaatGAGGCTAACACAGATACTGAATGCCTGAGATTCTAGTGTATAATAAAGTAGAAGCGTATAATAAAGTAGAAGCTTATATGTTTCTGAATAATTTCATACTGGCTTGGTGTCCACTCATAATCCAAGGCAGGATGACTTTCTCAAACGAGATCCACAGAATCTCCTGCTCTCAGTGAATCATAGGATAGACTTCTGGACTGAAACCCTTTGCCCATGTGAGTTCTTTTGGCCCTACAGCCTGGCTGGCGTCTCCAGGAGCGTGACTCTGGTGATCGCATACATCATGACTGTCACCGACTTTGGCTGGGAGGATGCCCTGCACACTGTGCGTGCAGGGAGGTCCTGTGCCAACCCCAACCTGGGCTTCCAGAGACAGCTCCAGGAGTTTGAGAAGCATGAAGTCCACCAGGTAACCATGTTCAGGAGACTTTTGTGATGTAAACAGCAGCCCCTGGGAAGATGCCACAATCTTTCTGTACATCATGGAGGTTGGAGTTAGAAAGGCCCACAGAAGACATCTAGTCCAAGAATGCCCCACCTGCATCCCCATTAAAGTCCTCAGCTTAGAACATATCTTTTACCATCAGACCCAATATTAGCTTCTGTTTATCTCCCTTTGGGTCAAGTACCATTTTCTTGGTTTGGCTTGCTTTCATGTCCTCAGGCCACAATCTGGAAGAAGCAGTTATTTCTCTTGCTTGACACTGGCTGGCCAACCACAGACCCATGATTACCCAATGCCTATTTATTCCTTGTTTATATGTGGCAAAATCTGTACCGTTAAGTAATGGGTAAAATCTATGTgaatgcaggtgtgtgtgtgacattttggtttttttaacttCTCCAGTACCGACAGTGGCTGAAGGAAGAATATGGAGAGAGCCCTTTGCGGGATGCAGAAGAAGCCAAAAACATTCTGGGTAAATATAAAGAGCAAGGGCGTGTGGAGTCCCAGCCTGGTACGAGGCGGTGGAGCAGCTTTCAGACCCTGCCTCCTCTGGCCTACAGCAACTATACGACGGAGACCTAATAACAGAGTGATCTGGTGCCTGCCTTTCCATCCCTTGTCTTCAGTGCATTTCTGCTGGGTGCCCTGGAATACTGACTGCCCCCATggaggacaggagagggaggGTGGCGAAGGTGGATCCAGGCTTCTTCTCCATGAACCCACCCCAGGCCCCTTCACTCAGCCAACTTCTGCCCTGCCTGAGCTTGGGGAGTCTGCTTGACTGCCCCGTACCAACTcatgtgtgcacctgtgtgcaggcaagtgtgcatgtgtgcccGTGAGCATGAATGTTCATATTGCAGCAACAGTAACAAAATCCATGCTGACAGCCTTGGTATCACCACCCTTCCTTTTTCCAAGACTCCACATGGAAGTCATTtgaagttaacattttaaaagcttctcaGCCGGAAGCAGCCTGTGGCTGTGAGCAAACAGAATCCAGGGTGGTCATGGTGAGAGCAGCAGGAGTCCAGACTCCCTCCTGAGTGTTGTTCCAGGggccctggaagacagagaaggggtgCTCTGAGCATTGCCTCAATCTTTCAGTGAAAGTGTCCCAGGCTGTGGCTCCTACCACCTCACGTCAAGACCCCCTTCTCAGCCCATCATATCCCTGAGTTCTACTTAGTGTTTGTTCTTGGTGGCACTGACTATATTTAAGTTCCATGGGGAGACCAACCACTTCAACCCAGGCTGTATGCCCAGAGCGCCCTTCCTTTCTACTCCTGTCCAGCTTCACTTGCTCTCAACCTCTTGTTCTCTTGCTGTTAGCACTCTGCAAGGGCCTCTTTGCAACATTTGCATGCATCTTCAGGAATTGGGAAGAGCATTTATTAGGCACTGTAGCaagtttgcatttaaaaatacattttaaaatgcctGAGCACTTATTAAGCACTTTTGTGTATGCTGTGGATTTGATATTCGACCTCAGCTAcctcattaaatgttttttgaaaaggtGTTTTCGTTACTGTAATCAACTCATAGTTGAAAATGTTTGGTCATGATTGCTTTTGAAGCCAAAGTACAAAAGCATCAGTATCAATgggctatttaaaatttttgactgGAGCTCCAATGATGCTTTCTAGTGGGTAAAATTTCACATTCAGGCCGAGGCCAGCAGGCCTGGAGAATGTCTGCAGTTTGCAGCGTGGCGCAGCAGGAATCTTGGAATGCTGCGAGCAATCTCGTGGTTCAGTCTTTTATACCACCTCAAATTGTTTAAACACACAAAGCCACAAGAATGAAAAAGTATGCTTGGCCTCTCCCAGAAAAGATGTTGCAACCCAGTTTCTCCAAATTCCACCAACAAAAGAGCCCCTGAATAAGAAGAGCAGTTTTCCTGTGCATATAGAAGGTATGTCACAGGTGAGCTCTTTGGGGACCAGAGAAAACTCTACACACCCACATAGGCCCCTGATATACACTGGGAAAGGGAAGCGTGGCCATGGACTTTTCCATCTACAGCTGAAATAATTTGTCTataaggtacatttttttttcttaaaccaaaaagaaatgtgaatatgttcacagaaataatatttaggaTATCAGCTGGAATCCTTaaatatgtgtgtacatttatGAACATCTAAATGTATTCTTATAGGTCTTAAAATGTTGCTTTAATATTTGTTGCCAGTAATATTCTTTCTCCACAGCCACTCCAAGAATTCTGAAGTACTGGGCCTTTCTCAGAAGACTGTAATGTACCTGAAGTTTCTGAAATATTGCAAAGCCACAGAGCTTAAGGCTGGTGCtgccaaaaagaaaagcaacctagagtttatttttaagtatccaGAAGTGATTTGtaaacttgtttttcattttaaattgacTACATGTGCGATGGTGGTGATATATGTTGAGAACTAAGGGTACTCTTTtagcaagagaaaatatttttaccttaatTCCACTGCTGCATCAATTTCTTTAACCTTAACTTTGATgtttaagcaatttttttaaatgtttgtttatttttgatagagatggagacagaatgcgagtgggttaggggcagagagagagggagatgcagaatctgaagcaggctccaggctccgagctgtcagcacagagcctgatgcggggctcaaactcatgagctgtgagatcatgacctgagcaaagttggacactcaaccgactgagccacccaggcgccccatgtttaaGCAATCTGAAGAGCCCTGCTGCACTGCTTTGGCTACTATTTAGTAATCATGATTGCTTCTCATGAGAATTACGCTGTGTAAACTCTGCCCATATGTTCTTCAATTCCCCAGCTTGGGACATATCTCTTGGTGTGTGTTTCACCCATGGTTTGCCTTCTCCATGGTGGAATTTACCAAGAGCTACACATTTTTGTTAACAAAAGGCAACCTAGCATTTAACTTCATGGGCAATGCATTCTTCCTGAGGTGAGGGGTGGACACTGTATATGTTTCTGCCTATGAGGGTCATGATACAGGATTGGAGCCTGCTCTCATAGCAGTAATGCTGGTTTAATTGCAGAGACaatgaaaagtaaattaatttcaCCATGAGAGAAAAATTGATCTTCAATGTGAACAGAAAGAAATTCATAAATTGGACTTATAGTTTGTTTGCACACGTGTGAGAACTGAATATTTGGCACCCCTGGAATTATTGCACTTATCTCAGGGGTGTGCAGCCCAGGTACTCCATGATCATTTGCTGCACATTGTTGAATGCAGTTTATTCTGATTCCGTATTCAGCTTTTAATTTGAAGAAACACACACTGGCCTAAAGAGCAATTTAAGTCAATTTcctaaattttccatttctaaatccagggtagaaggaaggaaatttgaCTTTTTAGTCTAAGGATAGGGTTGGCTTGAACTAAGGGCAGGTGAACACAGGAGCTGATGTACCTGGACCCTTTAACTGTAGGTGGCAGGCTTGACCTGTGTTCTGAGTTTCTGCTTCAACCAGGGAGGGGCTCAGGAAAGGGGCTGGGAGCTGTGTGTTGGGATGAAGAGGACCCTCTGTACTGGCAACAGCCCCTGATGGGTGTGAGATGATACACAGTGATCAGTTTGGGTCATTAAAATGCTTATTCTGACTCAGCAGGCCTGCCTGAATGTAGTACAGGTAATCTAGTTGTAGGAACCTTTGAGTACTCCCATGTGTCATACTTAAAAGCCCCAAGATGTTTCCACTTCCCACTTGTGAGGATATGCCAGAGCCTTGTCTCTGGAAAACTCAGGGAAAATGGCCAAGGCTGAACACAGAGCCTCAGGAAGACCTCTGTTCTGTGTGTAGGACATGAGGCGGCAGAATTAGGAAAACAGGTTTGCTGGCAGTGGCCCCAATCCAATAGGGTCACCCACCCCTTGCAGCCTGACATCCTTTCCTGTCCACTTCTTGCTATAGGATGAGATCTGGCACCAACAATAATCATCTAATAATTGGTGTTCTGTGGGTTACAAAGTATCACTGCAAAGCTTTATAAACCCACAGTCAGGGTTATTCATTTGAGTCTCAAAGAGGCTAAGAAATACACTGGAAAGTGAAAATGTTAGTGCTTCTTTGCCTGAATCTGGATCTTTTGATCCCAAATCAGTGGgtaaagtgagagagaggggctgaGCCACCTCTGGGCTTTGCACTTAGAAGTTTGTGAGCCTCTAATGAGGGCTAAGGGAGAACAAGCACCCCTGTAGCAAAGCTGCATGGCTACTGAAGCCAGAACCTCTATTTgcttctccccttttctccctggAGAGTTTGTTTTGATCCCCATTAATGGTGTTGACAGGAAAATTGACAATTACAGAGTAAGTCCTAAGGACTAGTATAGGTGCTCCCAAAATGTGTGGGAAAGGGAAACACCATTCCAGTTTTGGGGTGAGTTAGGCAGTGTTCAGGGAAGGTATCTTGGAAAAAGTGATACCTAATTTGAGACTTGAAGCTTAAGTGCTAGAATTAGCTGGGCATAGTGGGAGGAAAGGGAGTCCAGGCCCAGGCTCAGCATGCATGTTAAGTTGGTGGCATGAGGGAACACAGTGCACTGGGGTGACCCCAAGTCATTGTGTAAACTAAAGCAAGAACCAAGGGGTGGGCATTTGTGGTAAGTGGTACAGACAAAGCTGCACACACAAGCAAAGACTCAGCTGGCCAAGGTGATACCATTGCTTAGTGTCTGTTGTATAATAACTGGTTTACTTCTTATACCAGCCCTTGGAGCTGATCAACCTCAGAGGTCAGGTGCCCTGCCAGCTTTCCACAGACTGATTCTTGAGCTTGGAACCTCATGAGCAGCATGAGTACCATTATGCAGATATAATGGGTATAATGGGTGGGGGCTCATTGAATGTGCTGGAGCAAGCAGGAACCATGGTTGGTGTGTAGGTGGAGAATTAAGGCGGGGGGTGGCAGTCAGGGGGCAGCTGTTATGTCATCCAGGTGATTGAAACTAGTGCCCTGAACAGGGTCATGGTGGTAGAGATGAAAAGGGACAAAGGAGGCAAATAGATTTGGGATTGAGGGAGGTTGGGGAGGGAGAAGCAAATGCTCTTAGTATTGGGATGAACATGGGGGACTATGGGTTTTGTGGCCTTGCCACTCTGGAATCTTCCAACACAGTGGTTCTTTGTACCAGTATCCTCCTTCCCCATGATGATTGTTTGTAGGATCTGAAATGTCAAGGTTAGATTTAAGGGGGCTGCCAGACCTAGGACCTCCAAAGGCAGTCATCCCAGCTTTGCAGATTAGGGCCTCAAGTTTATCCGTGTACACAGGACAGACTCCCTGGAATAGACTCATGACAATTAATGTGGAATTCAAATGTCCAGTTTCATAatttatcatgaaaaataaagtagCTTTATGAAAACCAATTTTATTCACTAGACTATCTCTTTCATTATCAAGATTTGTGAGGGAAGCCAAATTAGTCATTAGGCATTGTCTTGTGAGATGGACATGGAGCTAAGAGCCTTAGTGGTGTGCAGGGAGTAATCCTGATCTGGCATCCCCCATGATTGGAGTGCTTTTCCCATAACATGCTTGAGTGGTGTTTCTGCCAGGCTCCTGCTTTGCTTCCTGAAGTCACTTTTCCAGGGTCTAGCAGACTACCcagtttatatacttttttttttccccaaggtttAAATCACGTTTTTTAGAGCACCTTCATTAACCTTGGGTATTCTTGTGTGTCTTCAAAAGCATTTATGCTTTTCCGTGAAGATGAGTTCCCACTAgtggcttttttatttattaggtGCTTGTTCTTTCTAGTTTCTGTCTCAGCAGGGAACCCCATTTCCAACTTCTGGGGCTTCTTTGTGTTACTCATGCACAGAGACAGCCTATAAATTCTGGTgatttgtgtgcatatgtgtgtgcacatacacctgtgtttttttggtttttagtttttagagaaaTCTTTAACTTTCAGGAGAGTCTTGCGTACAACAACAAAGGTACTTGAACTCGGGTACCCTAGATGGCAGGTACCTGGAACACCCAGGGAAATGTCAGAGCTCATGTTGCACAACCAGAGCTGATCACAAAGGGCTGCTCTTTGCACCAGTATCTAGTCATAAAAATAGGGAACACACTAAAATTCAAAACCCTGTGATCCCACACTAGATGACTCCTCCCATCCTGGCCCtaagttattaataattttattaagaatGTGCTTTCAACAcgcttatatttatatatgtacttaACAAGAAATCACCAAGACTTCAGAGGGAagttcctcttccctttcctttttattgcccagagaaagggagaaactgagaagcaaaaaaaaaaaaaagctgcctttGATTTGTAACTGAAGGCTTGAGCATGTCAGTCATTCCCTTAGGATTTAGTAGGGGTCTCCTTAAACCTTGGGCTCATCAAGACCGTCATGGACTTGGATTCATATAACACAATGGCCACATTTCATCATGCAGAGAGATCTTGACACTTTGCTCTTATTTTCCTACCCCTGCTATAGATCTTGAGACCTGTCACTGCAATAACAGTACATAATTAGTTAAGCCAGTACcaaaattagtaatcaaaattaGTATCTATTTTGCAGCTTAGGCTTAACCACCTAATAAGCATCTGACTAAAGGTTACAAgtgctgtgtctgtgtctctttccatCTGGGGAAAGAATTGCCAGTACGTTTTTGAACATCTGCaagtttgggtttattttgaCTCTGGATATCTTATGCAAACTGTTGATCAAGAGTTAGTAATTTGCAGTTAATTTTCCTGAAGCTTCTAGTTCAGTTATTAGAGTCTGGTGTCAAAAGAGCTATTTTAGCAGGTGACTGAAATTACTAGGCAGTTCATTCTGAGTGTGGTGTTCACTGTTTATTTAGAAGTAGGGTTAAGAGAAGATGTTTTAGGTAGGATTATACCTGATCATAGCCTTTACACAAAAGCCTATTTAAGAAagctggagagagggggaaaaataaaactgatttttacaGGGTTAACAATTCCTTCTAGGAATAATGTCACTTGCAACAATTTTGGGAAACAACACTGATCATGCCATTTCACCATTTGTCCAACTTGACCCAAGGAGACCCCATTACAGGGGCCTTTCCACTCAGCTGCTCAGTCCTCCAGGGCCCACATCAGTGacaagtgaaaatataaataagaagtTGCCATCGACATTATGttggcctctctctcccctcagagTCCATTTATCATCAAGTGTTTTGCCCTCAGTTTCTTGTGCCCTTCCCAGAAGTGGCCAAACCAGCACAAACAGGAACCATACTTTCTAGTGAGCAGGTTTGCCTTTTGTTGGTTGGCTGTGGGATTCCCCAAGGCACTGATATGGAGccttttgggaaaataaaaatcaaaaggccTCTACATTGTGCACTAAAGAAATGTCACCTTCTGCTTTGCAAAGGGTGTGCCCTTCAAGGCAAGAGACCCAAGTGGCACTGAGCTTCCTCAGAATGGGAGTCCCTAGAGAAACTTGTCATGTGCCAGGAGTCAAATGTTTGGATGCTCCTTGGTTTGTGTTAAGCCACACTGATGTGGTGACAGACAGAAAGTCAAGAAGGTGTGAGAGGAGAGGACCATTTCTTGACTGTTTTCAGAGGCCTTCATGGATCTCCCCAAATCAGGTGCATCCCAGAGGTGTATTGCAGGTGTGGGCTAAAACCCACATTTCATGCCTTGATATTCACTTCCCCACAGCACACAGCCCTGTTCTCTGCTTTGCCAGAGCTCCTTCCTATTATCTTCCACCttccaggagg
This region includes:
- the DUSP22 gene encoding dual specificity protein phosphatase 22 isoform X3; amino-acid sequence: MFLFLRCPRLQLPAGFWILPGLYIGNFKDARDAEQLSKNKVTHILSVHDSARPMLEGVKYLCIPAADSPSQNLTRHFKESIKFIHECRLRGEGCLVHCLAGVSRSVTLVIAYIMTVTDFGWEDALHTVRAGRSCANPNLGFQRQLQEFEKHEVHQYRQWLKEEYGESPLRDAEEAKNILATPRILKYWAFLRRL
- the DUSP22 gene encoding dual specificity protein phosphatase 22 isoform X1 gives rise to the protein MFLFLRCPRLQLPAGFWILPGLYIGNFKDARDAEQLSKNKVTHILSVHDSARPMLEGVKYLCIPAADSPSQNLTRHFKESIKFIHECRLRGEGCLVHCLAGVSRSVTLVIAYIMTVTDFGWEDALHTVRAGRSCANPNLGFQRQLQEFEKHEVHQYRQWLKEEYGESPLRDAEEAKNILGKYKEQGRVESQPGTRRWSSFQTLPPLAYSNYTTET
- the DUSP22 gene encoding dual specificity protein phosphatase 22 isoform X4; this encodes MGNGMNKILPGLYIGNFKDARDAEQLSKNKVTHILSVHDSARPMLEGVKYLCIPAADSPSQNLTRHFKESIKFIHECRLRGEGCLVHCLAGVSRSVTLVIAYIMTVTDFGWEDALHTVRAGRSCANPNLGFQRQLQEFEKHEVHQYRQWLKEEYGESPLRDAEEAKNILATPRILKYWAFLRRL
- the DUSP22 gene encoding dual specificity protein phosphatase 22 isoform X2, whose product is MGNGMNKILPGLYIGNFKDARDAEQLSKNKVTHILSVHDSARPMLEGVKYLCIPAADSPSQNLTRHFKESIKFIHECRLRGEGCLVHCLAGVSRSVTLVIAYIMTVTDFGWEDALHTVRAGRSCANPNLGFQRQLQEFEKHEVHQYRQWLKEEYGESPLRDAEEAKNILGKYKEQGRVESQPGTRRWSSFQTLPPLAYSNYTTET